The following is a genomic window from Aeromonas sp. FDAARGOS 1405.
GGGTCAGCTTCCTCAACACTGTCTGGCTGGCGCTGCCGGTCACCGTGTTCGCCTTCAGCCACGCCGCTGCCATCTCCGGTTTTGCCAACGTGCAGCGCCGTGAATATGGCGAGCAGGCGGAAGCCAAGAGCGGCCTGATCCTGCGCAACACCACAGTAATGCTGGTGGGCTTCGTGCTCTTCTTCGTCTTCTCCTGCGTGCTGAGCCTCTCGCCAGCCCAGCTGGCTGAAGCCAAGGCCCAGAACGTCTCTGTGCTCTCCTATCTCGCCAACATCACCGACAACCCGGTGATCGTGACTCTGGGGCCGCTCATCGCCTTTATCGCCATCAGCTCCTCCTTCCTCGGTCACTTCCTCGGTGCCCGCGAAAGCCTCAAAAGCCTGATCGCCAAGCCCACCGGCCTGCCGTTGGCCAAGGCGGACAAGTTGGGTATCGCCCTGATGTTCTTCGCCATCTGGGGCGCAGCCGTCATCAACCCGGGCATTCTGGGACTGATGGAGACCCTCTCCGGCCCGGTCATCGCCATGATCCTGTTCATCATGCCGGTGATTGCGATCTACAAGGTGGATGCGCTGGCCCGCTTCCGTCACGGCTGGACCAACGGTTTTATCCTGCTGACCGGGTCGCTGGCGGTATCGGCGCTGATCTTCAGCCTGTTGAAGTAACGACTCGCAGCAGATAACAAAAAGAGAGGCGACCTTGGGTCGCCTCTCTTCTCTCTGTTCGGGTGTGAACTCAGCCCAGCCTGGCGCCGTTCTCCACCGCCCGCTCGGGAATGGCCATCACCACGGCGCCATCCGGCCGGTAGAAACCGGTCAGCAGAAATTCAGACTGAAACGGGCCAATCTGTTTGGTCGGGAAGTTGACTACGGCGATGATCTGGCGGCCCACCAGCTGCTCTGGCTGGTAGAGGGCGGTGATCTGGGCACTGCTCTTGCGAATCCCCAGTTCAGGGCCAAAATCCGCCCACACCTTGTAGGCCGGTTTACGTGCCTCGGGGAACGGCTCGACCCGCACCAGGGTGCCCACCCTCAGCTCCACCATCTCGAAATCCTGCCAGCTAATCGTCTCCATTTCGGCTCCTGTTTATCGTGCACTTGCATGACCCGCAGCATGGCCCAAAGAGAGCATCCCGTCTTCGGCGATCAGCCGTTTCGTTGCGGCAGGCGGCCGTTTTGCTGGCGCCAGAGGGACGGAGTAAGCCCGGTCTCGGCCAGGAAGCGCTCGCTGAAGGCCCCCTGATTCTGGTAGCCGCAGCGGCTGGCAATCTCGCCAACGGGCAGTTGCGTACCGGCAAGCAGGGTTCGCGCCAGTGCCATGCGCCGACTGCGAATGTAGTGGGAGACGCTCATACCCAGCTGCTGGCGAAAAGCGAGCTTGAACTGGCTCTGGCCAAGACAGGCGATGGCGGCGAGTTGCTGATTGGTCAGCGGGGCGGCGAGGTTGGCATCGATATGGCGTTGCACCTTGAGGATGCGGGCGGCAAGACGCGGCGTGACAGCGCTCTGCATCCCCTGCCCTTCCGCCAGAAGGGAGAGCCACACCTGCTCCATGCCCGCCACCTGCCGCCCCTCGGCCACCATGCGGTGCAGAAAAGCGAGGTAGTGGCGCTGGGGCTCATCCAGCTCGATAAAGGGGCGGGCAGCCAGATCGCCGGGCAGCCAGTCGCTCTCCTGCACCAGAAACGAAAGCGCCGGATCGGCGGCATAATCGTGCCGCTCGCCGGGAGCGATGATGCAGGCAGAACCGGGGACAAGCCTGTGCCCTCGGCCCTGCACCTCGATCTCGAGGGGGCCGTCGAGGGGGATCACCAGCTGAGCAAAATCGTGGCTATGGCTGCAGACATGGTGGTGATAGTGGCGCAGGCTGAAGCGGGACATGGCAGATAGCAATGACGCGGCCAGGGCCGCGTCATTGGGGGTTATTCCTTGTCGAAATCTTCGATCTCTTTGCCCAGCGCTTCCATGATGGCGCGCGCTTCGGCCGGGACACTGTCCGGTTGATCCTTGCGCAAATCTTCGTCGCAAGGGAGCGGCTGGCCGGTGAAAGCGTGCAGGAAGGCTTCACAGAGCAGCTCGCTGTTGGTCGCATGACGCAGGTTGTTCACCTGACGGCGGGTGCGCTCATCGGTCAACACTTTCAACACCTTGAGCGGGATCGAGACGGTAATCTTCTTGACCTGTTCGCTCTTCTTACCGTGTTCCGCGTAGGGGCTGACGTAGTCGCCGTTCCACTCTGTTCCCATGACTCACCTGTTCTCATTTAGCCGTGAGCGCGGATTTTAACCCTTAAGGAAATTAATGGCAATCCAACAGCAAAGCCATTTAGACGTCTGGAAGTGTTGACGGCCTTTTTAAGCTGGCGTAGTGTGGTTCATCATGATGCCAGCATTGGCACGATTGCGTGTGGCAAAAGCAGCGTGGCAGGAAGAGCGGCCACCGTCCAGAGAGATCAAGGAGAGAAACATGACCCACAAGGCCACCCTGGCGGTTCGCACCGGGATTGAGACAGACACACAGCACGGTGCCGTGGTGCCCCCCATCTACCTCTCCAGCAACTACACCTTTGCCGACTTTGGCGAGCCCCGCCAATACGATTATGCCCGCTCCGGCAATCCGACCCGTACCAATCTGGCGGACGCGCTGGCGGCGCTGGAAGGGGGCGCTGGCGCCGTGGTCACCGGCACCGGCATGGGGGCCGTCCATCTGGTCACCACCGCCCTGCTCAAGGCGGGAGATCTGCTGATCGCCCCTCACGACTGCTACGGCGGCACCTGGCGCCTGTTCGAGTATCTTGCGGCCAAGGGCCACTACCGGGTGCAGTTTGTCGATCAGGGAGACGAGGCCGCACTGGCCGCCGCGCTGGCCCTGAAGCCTGCGCTGGTATGGGTCGAGACCCCCTCCAACCCGCTGCTGCGGGTGGTGGATATCAACGCCATCGCCAGCGCCGCCCACGAGGTGGGTGCGCAGGTGGTGGTGGACAACACCTTCCTCTCCCCCCTGCTGCAACAGCCGCTGGCCCTCGGTGCCGACGTGGTGGTGCACTCCACCACCAAGTACATCAACGGTCACTCAGACGTGGTGGGCGGAGTGGCGATTGCCAAGGAGGCCGCACTGGCCGAGTCGCTGGTGTGGTGGGCCAACTGTCTGGGGCTCACCTCCGGGGCGTTCGACTCCTACCTCACCCTGCGCGGCCTGCGCACTCTGGCCCCCAGATTGCGCACCCATCAGGAGAACACCGATCGCATCCTCGCCTTCCTGCAACAGCAGCCACTGGTGAAACGCATCTATCACCCCAGCCTGCCGAGCCATCCGGGCCACGATATTGCGCGCCGTCAACAGTCCGGCTTCGGCGCCATGCTAAGTTTTGAACTCGATTGCAGCGAGGCAGGCATTCGCGCCTTCCTCGCGGCCCTCACCCTCTTCTCGGTGGCCGAGTCCCTCGGCGGGGTGGAGAGTCTGGTGGCCCATCCGGCCAGCATGACCCACAGGGCCATGACCCCGGCGGCGCAGCAAGCAGCAGGCATCAGCGCCCAACTGCTGCGGTTGTCGGTCGGTATTGAACACGGTGAAGACCTGGTGGCCGATCTGGCTCAGGCTTTTGAACAGGCGCAGCAGGCAGAACAGGTAGCGAAGTAATGGAACAGCAGCAACAAGGAGAGATCGCGGTGGCCACAGAAGCAGGATTGAAGCGGCGTCACGTCCACAAATTTGGTGGCAGCAGTCTGGCGGATCCGGTCTGTTATCGCCGGGTCGCCAGTATCGTTGAACAACAGGTGGGCGGGGATGAACTGATCGTGGTCTCCGCCGCCGGCAAGACCACCAACCGGCTGATCCAGCTGGTGGAGCTGGCCGAAGCGGGGGACGAAGCCGCCGGTGAAGCCATCTCTGCCCTGCAGGCCTATCAGCAGAGTCTGATCGACGGCCTGCTGGAGGGTGAACTGCAGCTCGATCTGAGCAAGCAGCTGGCCGACGACATGCAACTGATAGCCAAAACGCTGGAGGGACAGTTTGATCGCTTCGCCCGCAACGGCCTGCTCGCCTTTGGCGAAGTGTGGTCGGCGCGCCTGCTGGCAGCCCTGCTCACCAGCCGCGGCGACAAGGCCATCTGGCTCGATGCCCGCAGTTTCCTGCGCGCCGAGGATGGCGCTCTGGTCAAGGTGGATACCGCGCTTTCCAGCGAGCTGCTCAAGGCGCGACTGGCGGAGCATGCCGGTCGCATCGTGGTAACCGGCTTTATCGCCGCCGACATGGAGGGGCGCTCCCTGCTGCTCGGTCGCAATGGATCCGACTACAGCGCCAGCCTGTTGGCCCTGCTGGCGGACGGCGAATCCACCACCATCTGGAGCGATGTGGCCGGGGTCTATAGCGCCGACCCGCGTCGGGTGAAAGAAGCGCGTCTGCTGGAGCGCCTGAGCCTCGCCGAAGCCAACGAGCTGGCCCGCCTTGGCTCCTCGGTGCTGCACTCGCGCACCCTGCAACCGGTGGCCGACAGCCGCCAACGCCTCACCCTGCGCTGCAGCTACAACCCGGACGAGGGCTGTACCCATATCCTGCGCCGCGCCCCCCGCTCCGGCGGCGCCCGCATCGTCTCCTCGGTGGATCAGATCGCCCTCATCGAGCTGAAGGTGCTGCCACAGACCAACTATGAGCAGACTGTGGCCACCATCGAGGCC
Proteins encoded in this region:
- a CDS encoding aromatic amino acid transport family protein, coding for MSLSVEATKELSGSCSTTASTPRWRRHDTHWVISLFGTAVGAGILFLPINLGLGGIWPLVIVAVLAGPMTFLAHRGLARFVLSSSHPHADFTEVAEEHFGKMAGRLISALYFLSIFPILLIYGVGLTNTVESFMVNQLGMATPDRVMLSGVLVFAMIAVMLAGEKAMLRAFAFMVYPLAAILAALSCYLIPQWQWPEVTAFEGVSFLNTVWLALPVTVFAFSHAAAISGFANVQRREYGEQAEAKSGLILRNTTVMLVGFVLFFVFSCVLSLSPAQLAEAKAQNVSVLSYLANITDNPVIVTLGPLIAFIAISSSFLGHFLGARESLKSLIAKPTGLPLAKADKLGIALMFFAIWGAAVINPGILGLMETLSGPVIAMILFIMPVIAIYKVDALARFRHGWTNGFILLTGSLAVSALIFSLLK
- a CDS encoding tRNA-binding protein encodes the protein METISWQDFEMVELRVGTLVRVEPFPEARKPAYKVWADFGPELGIRKSSAQITALYQPEQLVGRQIIAVVNFPTKQIGPFQSEFLLTGFYRPDGAVVMAIPERAVENGARLG
- a CDS encoding AraC family transcriptional regulator, with the protein product MSRFSLRHYHHHVCSHSHDFAQLVIPLDGPLEIEVQGRGHRLVPGSACIIAPGERHDYAADPALSFLVQESDWLPGDLAARPFIELDEPQRHYLAFLHRMVAEGRQVAGMEQVWLSLLAEGQGMQSAVTPRLAARILKVQRHIDANLAAPLTNQQLAAIACLGQSQFKLAFRQQLGMSVSHYIRSRRMALARTLLAGTQLPVGEIASRCGYQNQGAFSERFLAETGLTPSLWRQQNGRLPQRNG
- the metJ gene encoding met regulon transcriptional regulator MetJ; translated protein: MGTEWNGDYVSPYAEHGKKSEQVKKITVSIPLKVLKVLTDERTRRQVNNLRHATNSELLCEAFLHAFTGQPLPCDEDLRKDQPDSVPAEARAIMEALGKEIEDFDKE
- the metB gene encoding cystathionine gamma-synthase is translated as MTHKATLAVRTGIETDTQHGAVVPPIYLSSNYTFADFGEPRQYDYARSGNPTRTNLADALAALEGGAGAVVTGTGMGAVHLVTTALLKAGDLLIAPHDCYGGTWRLFEYLAAKGHYRVQFVDQGDEAALAAALALKPALVWVETPSNPLLRVVDINAIASAAHEVGAQVVVDNTFLSPLLQQPLALGADVVVHSTTKYINGHSDVVGGVAIAKEAALAESLVWWANCLGLTSGAFDSYLTLRGLRTLAPRLRTHQENTDRILAFLQQQPLVKRIYHPSLPSHPGHDIARRQQSGFGAMLSFELDCSEAGIRAFLAALTLFSVAESLGGVESLVAHPASMTHRAMTPAAQQAAGISAQLLRLSVGIEHGEDLVADLAQAFEQAQQAEQVAK